GTTGATGAACGTGAAGCCACGCGCCGCTCCCTGGCAGTCGATGACGGTCTGGTAGGGACCGCTCTCCGACCGGACCAGGATGGCCTTGCCGTTGAAGGACACGTTCACGTTGCCGGGGCCGGTGTAGGTGCCCATGGCCACCACGACCTCGTCTCCGTTGGACGCGAGGTTGATACCCCCCTGAATGGTGGTGGCGTCGCCGCCCACCGCCGCGACGTACCAGGTGCTGGCCGACGCCGAACCGGCGGTCAGCAGCACGATCATGACCAGAATCATTTTCAGACGCATCATGGTGACAACTCCTCGTTTCGCGCCGGCTGCCGGCCGGCAAATTCAACTGGTTCTTGCATAAGGCGTTCCATGATTCGACCTTGCCGCGGACGGCGCGGGTTCCCGGCGATGGCGCGGGGTTTCCGGTTGCTCCCCGGACGGTGCTGCCCGCGATTGCCGCCACCCAAAACGGATGCTTTCATCGTAGGAAGGGTGGCGTGTAGACTGGCCCCAATTGCGGAGGTGGAACGGCATGCACAGACGCGTTTCTCGGGGGGTACGGGTGTTGGCCGTGTGCGCGGTGGCCGCCGGCGTTTGCGCCGGCTCTGCGCGGACGGGGAATGAGGCCGCCATTGCCACCTTCGCGGGTGGATGTTTCTGGTGCATGGAGCCGGCCTTCGACGACGTGAAGGGTGTGAAGGCCACCATCTCGGGCTATACCGGCGGTCCCGAGGAGAACCCCACCTACGAGCAGGTTTCCAACCGGGAAACCGGTCATTGCGAGGCCATCCAGGTCGAGTATGATCCGCGCAAGGTGAGCTACGCGCAGTTGCTCGAGGTCTACTGGCACAACATCGATCCCACATCGGGAGACGGGCAGTTCTGCGACCGGGGACCGCAGTACCGGCCGGAGATCTTCTACCACGACGGGGACCAGAAGCGCCTCGCGGAGGCGTCCCGCGCCGCCGTGGAGGAGCTGCTGGGCACGGTGGCGGTCGACATCACCGCGGCGGGCGCGTTCTGGCCCGCCGAGGAGTACCACCAGGATTTCTACACGAAAGAACCGGAACACTACGCCGCGTACCGCAAGGGTTGTGGTCGCGACAAGCGCCTGCAGGAGTTGTGGGGAGACGACTCCGGTCACTAGAGGTCAATCAGCATGAAATCGTTTTCGCCTTTGGAATGGTCGTTCTGGCTCCCCGTGCTGGTGGCGGTGGCGTGCGGCATGATCGTGGGACTGGAGCGCCAGCTGCGCGGCAAGCCGCTCGACGTCCGCACCGCCGTTCTCATCTGCCTGGGTACGCACGTGTTCATCCGTCTCGGTGCCGACCTCACCACCGAGCGTGTGGACGCGACGCGTGTGCTGGGCCAGATGGTGACGGGGGTGGGTTTCCTGGGTGCGGG
The sequence above is drawn from the Candidatus Krumholzibacteriia bacterium genome and encodes:
- the msrA gene encoding peptide-methionine (S)-S-oxide reductase MsrA is translated as MHRRVSRGVRVLAVCAVAAGVCAGSARTGNEAAIATFAGGCFWCMEPAFDDVKGVKATISGYTGGPEENPTYEQVSNRETGHCEAIQVEYDPRKVSYAQLLEVYWHNIDPTSGDGQFCDRGPQYRPEIFYHDGDQKRLAEASRAAVEELLGTVAVDITAAGAFWPAEEYHQDFYTKEPEHYAAYRKGCGRDKRLQELWGDDSGH
- a CDS encoding MgtC/SapB family protein encodes the protein MKSFSPLEWSFWLPVLVAVACGMIVGLERQLRGKPLDVRTAVLICLGTHVFIRLGADLTTERVDATRVLGQMVTGVGFLGAG